In a single window of the Terrirubrum flagellatum genome:
- a CDS encoding fumarate hydratase has product MNAPVLPPYVHQELFPLGKDTTTYRKLTSDGVRVENFGGREILVVDRTAIRMLAEQAMIDINHLLRPAHLKQLASILDDPEATSNDKFVAYDLLKNANISAGGVLPMCQDTGTAIVMGKKGRLVWTEGDDEGAIGEGVRDAYLKKNLRYSQLAPIGMFEERNTKNNLPAQIELYAEGEDAYKFLFVAKGGGSANKSFLFQAPPSILTHDRMIAFLKEKILTLGTAACPPYHLAIVIGGTSAEMTLKATKLASTKYLDNLPTSGSESGHAFRDVEMEKEIHKLTQQLGVGAQFGGKYFCHDVRVIRLPRHGASLPIGLGVSCSADRQALGKITKDGVFLEELEHNPAKYMPEIDETKLGGDVVNIDLNQPMKEILATLSKHPIRTRLSLTGPMIVARDLAHAKIRERLESGAGMPDYLKNHPVYYAGPAKTPEGYASGSFGPTTAGRMDSYVDQFQSFGGSMVMLAKGNRSAAVRDACKRHGGFYLGSIGGPAARLAQDCIRKVEVLEYPELGMEAIWRIEVENFPAFIVVDDKGNDFFKELNLG; this is encoded by the coding sequence ATGAACGCGCCTGTTCTGCCTCCTTATGTCCATCAGGAGTTGTTTCCGCTTGGCAAGGACACGACCACCTATCGCAAGCTGACATCCGATGGCGTTCGCGTCGAGAATTTTGGCGGACGTGAAATCCTTGTCGTCGATCGCACCGCAATCCGCATGCTGGCCGAGCAGGCGATGATCGACATCAATCATCTCCTGCGCCCCGCGCATCTCAAGCAGCTCGCGTCGATCCTCGATGATCCCGAAGCGACGTCGAACGACAAGTTCGTCGCTTATGACCTCTTGAAGAACGCCAACATCTCCGCCGGCGGCGTGCTGCCGATGTGCCAGGACACTGGCACCGCAATCGTCATGGGCAAGAAGGGTCGGCTCGTCTGGACCGAGGGCGATGATGAAGGCGCCATCGGCGAAGGCGTGCGCGACGCCTATCTCAAGAAGAATCTGCGCTATTCCCAGCTCGCGCCGATCGGCATGTTCGAGGAGAGGAATACGAAGAACAATCTCCCGGCGCAGATCGAGCTCTACGCCGAGGGCGAGGACGCCTACAAATTCCTGTTCGTGGCCAAGGGCGGCGGTTCCGCCAACAAATCTTTTCTCTTCCAGGCGCCGCCTTCCATTCTCACGCATGATCGCATGATCGCGTTCCTGAAGGAAAAGATCCTGACGCTCGGCACGGCGGCGTGCCCGCCCTATCATCTCGCAATTGTCATCGGTGGCACATCAGCGGAAATGACGCTGAAGGCAACGAAGCTCGCATCAACGAAATATCTCGACAATCTCCCGACTTCAGGCTCCGAATCCGGGCACGCCTTCCGCGACGTCGAGATGGAGAAGGAAATCCACAAGCTGACGCAGCAGCTCGGCGTCGGCGCGCAATTCGGCGGCAAATATTTCTGTCACGACGTGCGCGTCATCCGCCTGCCGCGTCATGGCGCCTCGCTGCCGATCGGCCTCGGCGTTTCCTGCTCGGCCGACCGTCAGGCGCTTGGCAAGATTACGAAGGACGGCGTGTTCCTCGAAGAGCTTGAGCATAATCCGGCGAAGTATATGCCCGAGATTGATGAGACGAAGCTTGGCGGCGATGTCGTCAATATCGATCTCAACCAGCCGATGAAGGAGATTCTCGCGACGCTGTCGAAACATCCGATCAGGACGCGGCTGTCGCTCACCGGCCCCATGATCGTCGCGCGCGATCTCGCTCATGCGAAGATTCGCGAACGGCTCGAAAGCGGCGCCGGCATGCCGGACTATCTCAAGAATCATCCCGTCTATTACGCCGGTCCCGCCAAGACGCCGGAAGGCTACGCCTCGGGCTCATTCGGCCCGACGACGGCCGGCCGCATGGATTCCTACGTCGACCAGTTCCAGTCGTTCGGCGGCTCGATGGTGATGCTGGCGAAAGGCAATCGCTCCGCCGCCGTGCGCGACGCGTGCAAGCGCCATGGCGGTTTCTATTTGGGATCGATCGGCGGCCCCGCGGCGCGGCTCGCGCAGGATTGCATCCGCAAGGTCGAGGTTCTCGAATATCCCGAGCTCGGAATGGAAGCGATCTGGCGCATCGAGGTCGAGAATTTCCCCGCCTTCATCGTCGTCGACGACAAGGGTAACGACTTCTTCAAGGAGCTCAATCTGGGATGA
- the ptsN gene encoding PTS IIA-like nitrogen regulatory protein PtsN: MLNDLLSPQAVVPQLKAANKKQAIQQIAAQAAELWSLPEREVFESLLQRERLGSTGIGNGIAIPHGKLPVVVRPVGLFARLEKPIDFEAVDGEPVDLMFLLLAPEEAGADHLKALARVARVLRDATVTAQLRSTRDAAALHALLTQQATPHAA, from the coding sequence ATGCTGAACGATCTCCTTTCTCCTCAGGCCGTGGTCCCGCAGCTCAAAGCCGCGAACAAGAAACAGGCGATCCAGCAAATCGCCGCTCAGGCCGCCGAACTCTGGTCGCTTCCGGAGCGCGAAGTCTTCGAAAGTTTGCTGCAGCGCGAAAGGCTGGGTTCGACCGGGATCGGCAACGGCATCGCGATTCCGCACGGAAAGCTGCCGGTGGTCGTCAGGCCGGTCGGCCTTTTCGCGCGGTTGGAGAAACCCATCGATTTCGAAGCTGTGGATGGCGAGCCGGTCGATTTGATGTTTCTGCTGCTGGCGCCGGAAGAGGCGGGCGCCGATCATCTCAAGGCGCTGGCGCGCGTCGCGCGCGTGTTGCGTGACGCCACGGTCACGGCCCAGCTCCGCTCCACGCGCGACGCGGCTGCCCTCCATGCTCTGCTGACGCAACAGGCGACTCCGCACGCTGCGTAA
- the hpf gene encoding ribosome hibernation-promoting factor, HPF/YfiA family yields the protein MLRVSGKNMDVGESLRGRVEERFDVALGKYFGRGYKGNVTFAKEGGRFRSDCVLHLDSGMLLQASGEAHEAYASFNEAAERIEKRLRRYKRRLREEHPGSRNGEAVEAGAAPLVDQAVDTIIETPDEEEEALEGFAPVVVAETSYRIKRQSVGDAVQELDLTGAPFLVFRHAGDGRVNVVYRRPDGHIGWINPTA from the coding sequence ATGCTCCGTGTTTCCGGGAAGAATATGGATGTCGGCGAGTCCTTGCGGGGCCGCGTCGAGGAACGGTTCGACGTCGCGCTCGGCAAATATTTCGGACGAGGCTATAAGGGTAACGTGACCTTCGCCAAGGAAGGCGGAAGGTTCCGATCAGACTGCGTTCTCCATCTCGATTCAGGCATGTTGCTTCAGGCGTCAGGCGAGGCGCATGAAGCCTATGCGAGCTTCAACGAAGCGGCCGAGCGGATCGAGAAGCGATTGCGCCGATACAAGCGGCGCTTGCGCGAAGAGCATCCAGGCTCGCGCAATGGCGAGGCTGTCGAAGCGGGCGCCGCTCCCCTGGTCGATCAGGCCGTCGACACCATCATCGAGACGCCTGACGAAGAGGAAGAGGCGCTGGAAGGCTTTGCGCCTGTGGTCGTCGCAGAGACCTCCTACCGCATCAAGCGCCAGTCGGTCGGCGACGCCGTCCAGGAACTCGACTTGACAGGCGCCCCGTTTCTCGTGTTTCGGCACGCGGGCGACGGACGGGTCAATGTCGTGTATCGGCGACCCGACGGTCATATTGGTTGGATCAATCCCACGGCATAA
- the rpoN gene encoding RNA polymerase factor sigma-54 yields MALSVGLQLRQSQALVMTPQLLQAIKLLQLSTVELAAYVDAELERNPLLERADDAPSTDIPDLNSDDSPAGAPPESGDGGDWTGSELETSRGAIEGNLDSDFGNVFPDEAPTAALNANHDGLTVASGVWTGVGPGGSFEGDGDGFDQTVAEARPTLGDYLERQLHEATPDPLKRFIGRMIIDAIDPNGYLVEKLDELSERLGAAPEIVESTLHLIQSFDPSGVGARDLAECLAIQLRDKNRFDPAMRALVGRLDLLAKRDFAALAKLCNVDDEDLRDMVREIRALDPKPGRIFANDVAAPVVPDVFVRPASDGSWIVELNSDALPRILVNQAYYARVSRDVKDEKAKSFVQDCFQTANWLARSLDQRAKTILKVASEIVRQQDAFFLRGVSELRPLNLRAIADAIGMHESTVSRVTSNKFMATHRGLFEMKYFFTTSIAAADGGEAHSAESVRHRIRQMVDGENATDVLSDDAIVAKLRESGIDIARRTVAKYRESLKIPSSVERKREKAAMAIR; encoded by the coding sequence ATGGCGTTGTCGGTCGGACTCCAGTTGCGCCAGAGCCAGGCTCTGGTGATGACGCCGCAGCTTCTGCAGGCGATCAAGCTCCTGCAGCTTTCGACCGTCGAGCTCGCCGCCTATGTTGACGCCGAGTTGGAGCGGAACCCGCTTCTGGAGCGGGCCGACGATGCGCCATCCACAGATATTCCGGATCTCAATTCCGATGATTCCCCGGCCGGCGCGCCGCCAGAGTCCGGCGACGGCGGCGACTGGACCGGCTCCGAGCTCGAGACGAGCCGGGGCGCCATCGAGGGCAATCTCGACTCCGATTTCGGCAATGTCTTCCCTGACGAGGCTCCGACCGCAGCGCTGAACGCCAATCATGATGGTCTGACTGTCGCCAGCGGCGTCTGGACCGGCGTCGGGCCCGGCGGAAGCTTTGAGGGCGACGGCGACGGATTCGACCAGACCGTCGCCGAGGCGCGTCCGACGCTGGGCGACTATCTCGAACGCCAGCTTCATGAGGCGACGCCTGATCCGCTGAAACGCTTCATCGGTCGCATGATCATCGATGCGATCGATCCCAACGGCTATCTCGTCGAAAAGCTCGACGAGCTTTCGGAGCGGTTGGGCGCCGCGCCCGAAATTGTCGAGTCGACGCTGCATCTCATCCAGAGCTTTGATCCCTCAGGCGTCGGTGCGCGCGATCTCGCCGAATGTCTCGCAATTCAATTGCGCGACAAGAATCGCTTCGATCCCGCGATGCGCGCGCTCGTGGGACGACTCGATCTGCTTGCGAAGCGCGACTTCGCAGCGCTCGCAAAACTCTGCAATGTCGACGATGAAGATCTCAGGGACATGGTGCGCGAGATTCGCGCGCTTGATCCCAAGCCCGGCCGCATCTTCGCGAATGATGTTGCGGCGCCTGTCGTGCCTGACGTGTTCGTGCGGCCAGCATCGGATGGAAGCTGGATCGTCGAACTGAACAGCGACGCGCTGCCGCGAATTCTGGTTAATCAGGCTTACTATGCGCGCGTGTCGCGCGATGTGAAAGACGAGAAGGCGAAAAGCTTCGTGCAGGATTGCTTCCAGACGGCGAACTGGCTGGCGCGCAGTCTCGATCAGCGCGCCAAGACGATTCTGAAAGTGGCGTCAGAAATTGTGAGGCAGCAGGACGCGTTTTTCCTGCGTGGCGTGTCCGAATTGCGTCCGCTCAATCTGCGCGCCATCGCCGATGCGATCGGCATGCATGAATCGACGGTCTCGCGTGTGACGTCGAACAAATTCATGGCGACGCATCGCGGCCTGTTCGAGATGAAATATTTCTTCACGACGTCGATTGCGGCGGCTGATGGCGGCGAAGCGCATTCCGCTGAATCAGTTCGCCATCGCATTCGACAGATGGTCGACGGCGAAAACGCGACAGACGTCCTCTCTGATGACGCCATCGTTGCAAAGCTGCGCGAGTCCGGTATCGACATCGCGCGGCGCACTGTAGCCAAGTATCGCGAAAGCCTCAAGATTCCGTCCTCTGTCGAACGCAAGCGCGAGAAGGCGGCGATGGCGATCCGTTGA
- the lptB gene encoding LPS export ABC transporter ATP-binding protein: MRSNRLPQIDRIADVADVAAEEGLLTASGLEKTYGKRRVVHDASLHVRNGEAVGLLGPNGAGKTTIFYMVTGLVAADRGRITLDGHDVTGLPMYRRARLGIGYLPQEASIFRGLNVEDNVRAVLEVVEPDRDKREAELDSLLEEFDIRRLRKSPSIALSGGERRRCEIARALAGRPSFMLLDEPFAGIDPIAVGDIQALVRQLTNRGIGVLITDHNVRETLGLVDRAYIIHSGRVLMEGSPDAIISNEDVRRVYLGESFRL, from the coding sequence ATGCGCTCGAATCGCCTGCCGCAGATCGACCGCATCGCCGATGTCGCCGACGTCGCCGCCGAGGAAGGGCTGCTGACCGCGTCCGGGCTCGAAAAGACCTATGGCAAGCGTCGCGTCGTCCATGACGCCAGCCTGCACGTCCGCAATGGCGAGGCGGTCGGGCTGCTCGGGCCGAACGGCGCCGGCAAGACCACGATCTTCTACATGGTTACAGGCCTCGTCGCCGCCGATCGCGGCCGCATCACTCTCGACGGCCATGACGTCACCGGTCTGCCGATGTACCGGCGCGCGCGGCTTGGCATCGGCTATCTCCCGCAGGAAGCCTCGATCTTCCGCGGCCTTAACGTCGAGGACAATGTTCGGGCCGTTCTCGAAGTGGTCGAGCCTGATCGCGACAAGCGCGAGGCGGAGCTCGATTCGCTTCTGGAGGAGTTCGATATCAGGCGGCTGAGGAAATCGCCGTCGATCGCGCTCTCCGGCGGCGAAAGACGTCGTTGTGAGATCGCCCGCGCGCTCGCCGGCCGTCCATCCTTCATGCTGCTCGACGAGCCCTTCGCGGGCATCGATCCGATTGCTGTCGGCGACATTCAGGCGCTGGTTCGCCAGCTCACCAATCGCGGCATCGGCGTGCTGATCACGGACCACAATGTCCGCGAGACGCTCGGCCTGGTTGACCGCGCCTACATCATCCATTCCGGCCGCGTGCTGATGGAGGGATCGCCGGATGCGATCATCTCCAATGAAGACGTGCGCCGCGTTTATCTCGGGGAAAGCTTCCGGCTGTAG
- a CDS encoding LptA/OstA family protein translates to MRARKPLIILSCAGLAISAEASGVFAASGSSVAQTPARPAAPAQAQPKRSGGIGDFGSQNNNKPINIEADKLEVFQKEGRAIYSGKVVAVQGDTTMKCTQLIVFFDQSKTPGAGTTPAAADNGSQSDALKKLDCKGPVSVVAKSEGKTQVATGDNATYDRAAGLVTMSGNVTLADGPNVTQCGATFTYNTVTGQALCTAGGPGGRVRGIFEPGDSGAKQTPAGKPKT, encoded by the coding sequence ATGAGAGCGCGGAAGCCGCTGATCATCCTGTCCTGCGCGGGCCTCGCGATCTCGGCCGAGGCGAGCGGCGTGTTCGCCGCATCCGGGTCTTCGGTCGCTCAAACGCCCGCGCGCCCTGCGGCTCCGGCGCAGGCCCAACCCAAGCGCTCCGGCGGCATCGGCGACTTCGGCAGCCAGAACAACAACAAGCCGATCAATATCGAGGCCGACAAGCTCGAGGTCTTCCAGAAGGAAGGCCGCGCCATCTACTCTGGCAAGGTCGTCGCCGTGCAGGGCGACACCACGATGAAATGCACCCAGCTCATCGTGTTCTTCGACCAGAGCAAAACTCCGGGCGCCGGGACAACCCCCGCGGCGGCGGACAATGGCAGCCAGAGCGATGCGCTGAAAAAACTGGATTGCAAGGGTCCCGTGTCCGTGGTCGCCAAATCGGAAGGCAAGACCCAGGTCGCGACCGGCGACAACGCTACATACGATCGCGCTGCCGGCCTCGTGACGATGAGCGGCAATGTGACGCTTGCGGACGGGCCGAATGTGACCCAGTGCGGCGCGACTTTCACTTACAACACCGTGACCGGCCAGGCTCTCTGTACTGCGGGCGGGCCGGGCGGCCGCGTGCGAGGAATCTTCGAACCCGGCGATAGCGGCGCGAAGCAAACGCCCGCAGGCAAACCGAAGACCTGA
- the lptC gene encoding LPS export ABC transporter periplasmic protein LptC has protein sequence METALATVVDGMGVLSGDSGRAARRAVAYRAALRHSRRVRFLKWAIPIGSVLATLFILVVMIFDPFRKLPQGLSIASVGLDGSKIVMAAPRLQGYRSDATPYEVTAKAAAQDIKSPNLVELTDLDAKISLGQDGRAHLQSPAGLLDSQREILKLRESVRVVTDTGYDVRLKSATVEFKTGYVRSDEAVSVKMNDGTIDADSLEIIDNGKQIVFSGRVRSLLTPRDPDAPAGGDGRTAAAEEKKP, from the coding sequence ATGGAAACGGCGTTGGCGACGGTGGTCGACGGAATGGGCGTTTTGAGCGGCGATAGCGGACGGGCCGCCCGTCGCGCCGTCGCCTATCGCGCCGCGCTTCGCCATTCCCGCCGCGTGCGGTTCCTCAAATGGGCGATTCCCATCGGCTCCGTGCTTGCGACCCTGTTCATTCTCGTGGTGATGATCTTCGACCCCTTCCGGAAGCTGCCGCAGGGATTGAGCATCGCGTCCGTCGGGCTCGACGGATCGAAAATCGTGATGGCGGCCCCGCGCCTGCAGGGTTACCGCAGCGACGCGACGCCGTACGAAGTCACCGCCAAGGCGGCCGCCCAGGACATCAAGAGCCCCAATCTGGTCGAGCTGACGGACCTCGACGCGAAGATTTCGCTTGGACAGGACGGTCGAGCCCATCTGCAGTCGCCGGCTGGCCTGCTCGACAGCCAGCGCGAAATATTGAAGCTGCGCGAATCCGTGCGTGTCGTAACCGACACCGGCTATGACGTGCGCCTGAAGTCTGCGACCGTCGAATTCAAGACCGGCTATGTCCGCTCCGACGAAGCCGTCTCGGTGAAGATGAATGACGGGACGATCGACGCGGATTCCCTTGAAATCATCGACAACGGCAAGCAGATCGTGTTTTCCGGCCGGGTGCGAAGCCTGCTGACGCCGCGCGATCCCGATGCGCCTGCGGGCGGCGACGGGCGGACGGCCGCGGCCGAGGAGAAGAAGCCATGA
- a CDS encoding ribonuclease H-like domain-containing protein has protein sequence MTIRFHRDDLPAGFEPGASIAIDTETLGLNPLRDRLCVVQISRGDGSADVVQIRKGGPEAANLKRVLTDPAVLKIFHFARFDIAALKQGLGVVTGPVYCTKIASKLARTYTDRHGLKDLVRELLGVDLSKQQQSSDWGADQLTDAQLAYAASDVLHLHALKTRLDAMLAREGRTHIAAACFGFLATRAELDLAGWAESDIFAHE, from the coding sequence ATGACCATTCGTTTCCACCGCGACGATCTTCCCGCCGGCTTCGAGCCCGGCGCTTCGATCGCGATCGACACTGAAACCCTTGGCCTCAATCCGTTGCGCGATCGACTCTGCGTCGTGCAGATATCGAGAGGCGACGGCTCCGCCGACGTAGTGCAGATCCGTAAGGGAGGGCCGGAGGCGGCCAATCTGAAACGCGTGCTGACCGACCCCGCGGTGTTGAAAATCTTTCATTTCGCCCGCTTCGACATCGCCGCCCTGAAGCAGGGGCTCGGCGTCGTCACCGGCCCGGTCTATTGCACCAAGATCGCGTCGAAGCTGGCGCGCACCTATACCGACCGCCATGGGCTCAAGGACCTCGTCCGCGAACTCCTGGGCGTTGATCTGTCGAAACAGCAACAATCGTCTGATTGGGGCGCCGACCAGCTCACGGACGCGCAGCTCGCCTATGCGGCTTCGGACGTCCTGCATCTGCACGCGCTGAAGACGCGGCTCGACGCCATGCTGGCGCGGGAGGGCCGGACCCACATCGCCGCCGCCTGCTTTGGCTTTCTCGCCACCCGGGCCGAGCTTGATCTTGCGGGATGGGCGGAGAGCGACATCTTTGCGCATGAATAG
- a CDS encoding HD-GYP domain-containing protein: MSRPTKVHAVVDRQGRRRVFEYEEARPGWGPFRPMAEVAGAPGGRSVDAAANVLCQMFSKLAEGGAVDLTEAAGASDLVIDAVADVGLAKWLDTVRAYHEGTFQHCLLVTGVATSFGVKNRMRRADIARLTMAGLMHDIGKARIPLAILDKPGRLDPEEQAIVQRHPVIGYDYLRAQNSAPIEVLSAVRHHHEYLDGSGYPDGISGADIGDITRIVTVCDIYGALIEERAYKPPKSPAEAIAILLTLAREGKVEESLVKAL; this comes from the coding sequence ATGTCGCGCCCCACCAAGGTTCACGCTGTCGTTGACCGCCAGGGGCGGCGGCGTGTGTTCGAGTATGAGGAGGCGCGGCCGGGATGGGGGCCTTTTCGTCCGATGGCTGAAGTCGCCGGCGCGCCGGGCGGACGATCGGTCGATGCGGCGGCAAATGTTCTCTGCCAGATGTTCTCGAAACTTGCCGAAGGCGGCGCGGTCGACCTGACGGAGGCGGCCGGCGCCAGCGATCTCGTCATCGACGCGGTCGCCGACGTCGGACTGGCGAAGTGGCTCGACACTGTCCGCGCCTATCACGAGGGAACGTTTCAGCATTGCCTGCTCGTCACGGGCGTCGCGACCTCGTTCGGCGTGAAGAACCGCATGCGTCGCGCCGACATTGCCCGGCTGACCATGGCTGGCCTCATGCACGACATCGGCAAAGCCCGGATTCCGCTGGCGATCCTGGACAAGCCCGGCCGCCTCGATCCTGAGGAGCAGGCGATCGTCCAGCGTCACCCCGTGATCGGCTATGACTATTTGCGCGCCCAGAACTCGGCGCCGATAGAGGTGCTGTCGGCGGTGCGGCATCATCACGAATACCTCGATGGCAGCGGCTATCCCGACGGAATCTCCGGCGCCGACATCGGCGACATCACTCGCATCGTGACCGTTTGCGACATCTATGGCGCGCTGATCGAGGAGCGGGCCTACAAGCCGCCGAAATCGCCCGCCGAAGCGATCGCCATTCTTCTCACGCTCGCCCGTGAGGGGAAGGTCGAGGAGAGCCTCGTCAAGGCGCTGTGA
- a CDS encoding OsmC family protein, which yields MDAAALRAQQAPHKERYKSEPGAALITLRAQGSVDDAKIACKVETGRAIAEAGLHPATGGSGAELCSGDMLLEALVACAGVTLKAVATALEIPLKSATVKAEGDLDFRGTLGVARDAPVGFRDIRLAFDVDAGDTPQEKLDTLLKLTERYCVVFQTINTKPSLDVKLRRV from the coding sequence ATGGACGCCGCCGCATTGCGCGCCCAACAGGCGCCGCACAAGGAACGCTACAAGTCCGAGCCCGGCGCGGCGCTCATCACCTTGCGCGCGCAAGGCTCGGTGGACGACGCGAAAATTGCCTGCAAGGTCGAGACGGGGCGCGCCATCGCCGAAGCCGGGCTGCACCCGGCGACCGGCGGCTCCGGCGCCGAGCTTTGCTCGGGCGACATGCTGCTCGAAGCGCTCGTCGCCTGCGCCGGCGTGACGCTCAAGGCGGTCGCGACCGCTCTCGAAATCCCGTTGAAGTCTGCGACGGTGAAGGCCGAAGGCGATCTCGACTTTCGCGGCACGCTCGGCGTCGCCAGGGACGCGCCCGTCGGCTTCCGCGACATCAGGCTCGCCTTCGACGTCGACGCCGGCGACACGCCGCAGGAGAAACTCGACACGCTGCTCAAGCTGACCGAACGCTATTGCGTCGTTTTCCAGACGATCAACACGAAGCCGTCGCTCGATGTGAAATTGCGGCGCGTCTGA
- a CDS encoding ABC transporter ATP-binding protein yields MLTIRNLSKIYANGAHALSHIDLSLQPGTITAIVGGSGCGKSTLIRLIAGLDRASDGTIRVGRDLIEEPHPDVGVIFQEPRLLPWLSVADNVAFGLRVRTAEEREALVANMLAQIGLIDYSDRWPRELSGGQQQRVAIARALIAGPKVLLLDEPFSALDLVTRQGLHRQLLSLWSARKPTILIVTHDIEEAVTLADRIVVMQPNPGRIAAIIDNPQARPRDRLSSAFERVQRETIATLDRAMCGEKHERLEAVGGWW; encoded by the coding sequence ATGCTGACGATCCGCAATCTCTCGAAAATCTACGCCAACGGCGCGCATGCGCTGTCGCATATCGATCTTTCGCTGCAGCCGGGAACGATCACTGCAATTGTCGGCGGCTCCGGATGCGGCAAATCGACTTTGATTCGCCTTATCGCCGGGCTCGATCGCGCGAGCGACGGAACGATCCGCGTCGGTCGCGACCTCATTGAGGAGCCGCATCCCGACGTTGGTGTGATTTTCCAGGAGCCGCGGCTGCTGCCATGGCTCTCCGTCGCCGACAATGTCGCCTTCGGCTTGCGCGTGCGCACCGCCGAAGAGCGCGAGGCGCTTGTCGCCAACATGCTCGCGCAGATCGGCCTCATCGATTACTCCGATCGCTGGCCGCGCGAATTATCCGGCGGTCAGCAGCAGCGCGTGGCGATCGCGCGCGCCCTGATTGCGGGGCCGAAAGTGTTGCTGCTCGACGAGCCTTTCTCCGCGCTCGATCTCGTCACGCGGCAAGGATTGCATCGGCAGCTTCTGTCGCTCTGGTCCGCGCGCAAGCCGACGATCCTGATCGTCACCCATGACATCGAGGAAGCCGTCACGCTTGCCGACCGCATCGTCGTCATGCAGCCCAATCCCGGCCGCATCGCCGCGATCATCGACAATCCGCAGGCGCGTCCGCGCGATCGTCTGTCGAGCGCATTCGAGCGGGTGCAGCGTGAGACGATCGCGACGCTCGATCGCGCCATGTGTGGCGAGAAGCATGAGCGCCTCGAAGCGGTCGGCGGCTGGTGGTGA
- a CDS encoding ABC transporter permease, whose translation MTDASIDAAAQPLSAPVEKPARAASPVPAPRALTGLIVPLAALIAWEAAIRLGVITGRLTPAPSVIFATIIELARSGELATHLVATLARVFVGFALGAALGTLAGAAVGASSLARRLFDPTLQGLRAIPSIAWVPLFILWLGIFEASKVALIAIGVFFPVYLGVMGAILSIDRKTLEIGRVFRLTKWQTARRILLPAVSPNWVVALRAGLGLGFMFVVAAEFMGASEGLGYLLVDGQQMGKPDQILAAIIIFALLGKICDAILVAASRPVLRWQDLSASRL comes from the coding sequence ATGACTGACGCCTCGATTGACGCTGCGGCGCAGCCGCTTTCCGCGCCTGTCGAAAAGCCGGCCCGCGCTGCGTCGCCCGTACCCGCGCCGCGCGCTCTGACGGGGCTCATCGTTCCCCTTGCAGCGCTCATTGCGTGGGAGGCTGCGATCCGCTTGGGCGTCATCACAGGACGATTGACGCCCGCTCCTTCGGTTATCTTCGCGACGATCATAGAACTTGCGCGCTCGGGCGAGTTGGCGACGCATCTCGTTGCGACGTTGGCGCGCGTATTCGTTGGTTTCGCGCTTGGCGCCGCGCTCGGCACGCTTGCTGGCGCCGCTGTTGGCGCGTCATCGCTCGCGCGCCGCCTGTTCGATCCAACACTGCAGGGATTGCGCGCCATTCCCTCGATCGCCTGGGTGCCGCTCTTCATTCTCTGGCTCGGCATCTTCGAAGCGTCGAAGGTCGCGTTGATCGCGATCGGCGTATTCTTCCCCGTCTATCTCGGCGTCATGGGCGCGATCCTGTCGATTGATCGTAAGACGCTGGAGATCGGCCGCGTCTTCCGCCTGACGAAATGGCAGACGGCGCGCCGCATTCTTCTTCCCGCGGTGTCGCCGAATTGGGTTGTCGCGTTGCGCGCCGGTCTCGGCCTTGGCTTCATGTTCGTCGTCGCGGCCGAATTCATGGGCGCGAGCGAGGGGCTTGGCTATCTTCTCGTCGATGGTCAGCAGATGGGCAAGCCTGACCAGATTCTGGCGGCGATTATCATCTTCGCGCTGCTTGGCAAAATCTGCGACGCCATCCTTGTCGCTGCGAGCCGCCCGGTTCTGCGATGGCAGGATCTTTCTGCGTCGCGTCTGTGA